The Dermacentor andersoni chromosome 1, qqDerAnde1_hic_scaffold, whole genome shotgun sequence genomic interval GTGGCTTTTGGAATTTGGTACTTCAgagttttctcgtgcaagcttCAAGGTCTCGTATGCTGCATAGCAATGCAGGTTCCTGTTTGGTTCACAACCATTGCTTATAGTATGCTCGAGGAAGTTATGAGGCAATTATCGCTGATGTTGAGGAAAAAGTAACCAAAAGTGTGTAGGTCCAATTAACAGAAAATGCTGTCCTATTGCCATGCAGGTCGGTTCGGGTCAGGACATGCACGAGATATATGCACATCGTGCTGTGGTAGCCAGTGTGAGTCCTTACCTGTTCGAACTGCTGGCCCAGAAAACCAAGGGCACACTGCAGAACCAGTGCAAGATCAATGGGAACTTTGACATTAGTGCTTTTGAACGACTCGTGGACTATGCCTACACATCCAGGTGTGTTTATTCTTGCATGCCATTCATAAGGAGGCATTCACATGACACGCGGCACTTAAGCTCACATCATTCACATTCACAACCTTTTTTTCTAACCAACTGCCTTGGACAGTGCGTTGCCAATGCAGAGcacttcacattccaaatgccatcAATTTGCCTTGCTGCATGCTAATGGGTGTCATGAAACACGTGCCTAgtgatgacatttgtgagcttgagGAAAAATCACATTAGGTTGCAGCTTTTGGAAGTGCATGGGAGTGCAAACCTTACAAGACGGGCAACCACCATTGCCTTAGCAGATAATGTTACACTGTTCAAAATTGAAAATTATCGGACACAGTAGCTGAGTGCTGTGTACTTGTCGAGGCTGGCACTATTAAATGTTACTGCTGGTAATCGTGTCAGCAAAAATATAAACACAGTGACCATTTGTCAAATGCAGTCCTCTCTTATTGTCATGTAGTCGAGCAAGAGTGGCTGCTTTGCTATTGCAGAAGTGTCATTCACTTATAGTACAGTCTAACATACTATTCCTCTTTAGTATTGAAGCAAGTACTGCCACTGCTCCTTTTCATTATTGAAGAAATACATTTTTTCATATAAGACTGAACAATGGGTGACTGTCGTTCTTCATTTGCTTGACTGTTTTGTTGCTCACTTTGTATAGTTTCACAGAAAAAGAAGTGCATGTCGTATAATTTTAAGAGTAGGCACACTGCTGTTTCTGCCCTCTTTGCTAGTGGATAAGGCTGCTTAATATTTAGGTTCTTGAAAATTGTTACCCAAGTTATGGACATAGCAGATGACATACATTTCTTGTCACTGTCAATATTGTTTTTTGCTAAATATGTCAAACCTGGCTCGCATAGAATTTATGTACATACATTGCACCTTTGTAAGCTTTTGTGTTAAACTCGTTGTCTGAATAAATTGTAAAAGTTTGACTATGTACTTAtgtaattaccgtatttactcgaatctaatgtgCACTTTTCTTACGATAAAACGCGTCCGAAAATtgcgtgcgcgttagaatcgagtaagaccctaaatctgcgttaccatatcgctaTCGGCAtttaaaaatggccgcctcgtacgcacttcgagcctagctgccgtagcttcctccatgtgttGTAGTAAGTGTTGCACCGttcgtcttcccgttttctgcatttgcgctatcagcatggaagtgctgacTGCAAAGATGTGTAGACTTCATCACGATGCTgtaattaaaaggaaagtgatcacgtgtgcCGAGATGGACGGAGATCGAGTCGCATCACGGGCGTTctgagttcccgaaacttgcgtgcgggactggagCAAATAGGAGATTTGTTCTACTACGGCGGCTGCTACGTACGGCACGGCCGCGCGGTGTccgtcttgaaagtgatctgctcTTGTGGCTCTCGTCActtagctcgcgttgaagcgagaggccgcacaaaggtcaatttgctccattattcgctcgctcctgctaccgctGATAAAGAGTTTCCATGGTCATTgcgtgagatgtgttcatgtttgcttgtgcgcgcgtgacaccatgcttgttaatttagttagtaagcgaatgtttaaaagtttatgtTGCCTGtaaaacaactatccttacttttcgtatagctgtctactaatttgctattgcaatcgatgctttgcctttcgggtgaaactccgacttcttttatttatcgcaactttaatGTATTGGGAGTAAATCATTGTTCTTCCAAATTAGAGAAACTTGTATTTccgtatgaaagaatgaggtgcacgGAAGTATAAAGGACTTTTTTAGTAAATATagtaagtgagaaaaaaaaaaagaatgtgtaaaCAATGCGAGCTTGGTTGTGCGTTGACAcctgcaataattttattatgGCCACCCCAACTTATTAACTCACCATCAGAACTATACATTGGAAAAAGAATCTTTGATCTGTTATTCAACGTAAGGCTTGAGGGCAGCAGACTAGTTGGTAGCATAATAGTATATTTGCAAATAGAAGATGGCAAGTTACTTGAAGCAGTATTTTGCATGATATCATTACTTGCGCACATGTTGCAAAGGTTACTCAGCATTTGAAGTTGCAAGTGGAATTGAGCCGTGTATTGCCTTTTTTTAAAAGTCTTTGGACTTTGGTAATCGTACagtctgttcgattcgcctgcaccactgtgaaccagttcacggcggttcacgagaagtttGGTAATTGGGCAGCTCGATTTCTGTGGTGCAGGCACAGCGCGACACTGGAAACGAGTTCCAAGGTGCAGACACAGTACAGGCATTATGTTGTGTCTGACTAACATGCACGGAATGCGTATGTTCGAGAGGttctgaactgcaggtatgatcagCTACTGGGGCATTAATACACAACACACTTGTGTAGACACATCAGATGTGCTTAATGGGGTTTTAATGGCGCTCGTGCCGGTGTACTGTGTCATCTGCTACGCTGCTGCTTTGCACCTGTActcctgcaccaagtcggcaccaacagtggagtgggtgcagcaaaatcatgaaccagcccggCACCTTTCCTACACCTTTTGAAATGAACGGCGTggttcagaagtcgccattgctCTACTGCTGAAatgaatggcagggtgcagcacctcgtgaactggttcaggtggtgcaggcgaatcgaacgtatCGGTAATTACACAAAAAAAGTGCAATGTAATATATGAGCTGTGTTGTGCAGCTATACTTGCAGGGCATAGCCTTAACACCTGTATTTGCAATCTCTAAAATTGGCTTTGCCTTAGCAATAGTTTTGATGTGCAGGCTGGAAGTACCCAAATCAAAAATGAAAGCCATGTACTTGGCAGCTGCAAAGCTGAAAGTACATCCAGTGACCAAGTATTGTGGGAAGTACCTTGTGGAACACCTAACCCCTGACAACTGCACAGGTAAGTCTACATTCTTCTATGTGTTCAGGGTGGCACTAGATCAACCTGATTGATGCTTAAGGGTTTTGCTCATAATCAGCAAGGAGTAGCAGAAAAGCATTTCAGGGCAAATAAATTAATTCTGCATATTAGCTTTATATTTTACTGTCTGCTGCTAATGGCACTTCGAGCAAAACCTTCTCCCTAATTTCTCTTTTCCATTGACCTACACATGTTGCATGCATGTGGCAGCACCTTTATAAGATGCATTTCTAAGGGTGGTGGTGTTTAGCTCATTTTCCAATCTCTTTGTAACAGCCTCTGGCAGTTTGGGCCGCATCTTGCAGCATTTCTCATGAAAATTGTCCAGGTCTGCAGCAATTGCCCAACACTTCTCATAAATgaacccctctccccccccccccccacacacacacacatgtgcacatATGCCGTGGAAGGATGGTAAAAAGTTGTTTTCTTTGTTGCCACACGTGCAGGAGTGCGGGCCATTTTGGTGGAGTCCATGGACCAAGAGCTAGTCGCAGAAGTGGATGCGTACCTGCGAGAGAACATAGCCGAGGTGGTGAAGAGCAAGGAGCTGCAGAGCCTGCCCCACATCCAGGTGGAACTAGTGCAGCACAGCAGCTGCGAAATGGATGCTACAAACAACAAGCACCTTTGCCATATGGTTCTCGACTGGATGCGCTCTTCTTTTGACCAGGAGGGAGTCCTTATGGAGACCCTCACCGAGAAGGTGATTGGCAAGCTTTGGTTATCAAATTAACACATTGAGCACGGCAAGGTGTAAGAATGCATTCATTTGCTGGATCCCTCAGTGCAATAGTTCGTGCTATTGGTGATGACCTTTCAGTGTGAAGCTGCTTTTCATACTGTCCAAACCGAAAACAAGATCTCATTTTGTTTGTCTTCAACTGAGAACCTAATTTCCAGCTTGCAATGATGCCTTTCTTGTTGGTTATGCTTTTCCTTGTTGTAGCTCTAGGTCAGCAGAAGTATGTAAAAATGTAATCATTGGGGTCCCTGAATACATGAACTCTTAATAGATCGAGGCAACCATGATAGCTTGAACTTTGTTAATTACAGTTAGAACATTAAATATTACAGGAGACTTGAGTGAAAGCaatcttcatttttcttttgcagaaagtcAGTTTAACTTGCAATACTTGGCCATTATTGTTTTCGaataaatttctctctaaagGGGCTTTTCTTATGGGTCACTTGTGGGTAATTAGTTATCCTAACCAACAGTACTTTTCAGTTCCTTGTGAATATAAAGAAATCAACTTTATTGTTAAGCTCTGGTGCAGTACGGTGATGTACAAAAACACTGGTATCAGCATTTTGCACTTAAATCACTTCCTTTTTCCATGTTCACAATTGACCACAGTGTGGTCACAAAAAAATCAGGCCTTGAAAAATCTTGAAGACACTAAGTAATCTGCTTGCATCATTGTGCTTTCAATTAATTTGGGCTTCACTCGTTTGTCTGCAAGAATCAGTTTGTCTGGAGCTGATGTTGGGATACCACGGGGAGTACCAAATTCGCTTGGGAGTGTAAAATTTGCCGTCAATGGATTGCCACACCTTGGTGTCATAAAATAGGCTTTCTCATTTTTCGGACCTAAAGGCCTAGTCACTCTACCTTgaactatctttgggatcggctcacgtatggggagtgtttaacgcctgcttcacttccgccgcgggtaggcctggtattgcactatcttcaggatcaaCCCacatatgaaaaattgttggtctacatGCAGATGCGATCCCCCAGaccctagccatagacagcttcactgtaaaggtCTGGCAGGGAAAGTTTCTTTTGGTAGTTGCGCAACTTGTTTGCAGAAATGCAGTAATCTGTGTTGCATGTTTCGTTATTTAGTAAAACAGCTTGATTGCTTTCTAGGTGCACATGCTCTACCTTAACCTTGACCGCACGTTACATGACTGCAATGACATTGAAACTGGAGATGCAAAGGACACTGAGCTGATCCAAGACTACAAGCGTCTCTCCCGTCGATTGTCACAACCAAAGGGCAACAAGACTAAGGGCCGCTCGGGCATCACAACGCCAGCAAAGCCGCGTCAGTTCCTTTACACCCGCTCAGATTCCAGTGGATCTTCGTCGTCTGATGAGGAAGATCGTGATTGGAAGATCATTGCAACTACAGCCACTGGAGGTGAGTCCGCTGATGTTATTAGGTAGATGAGGTATGGCTATATGTAGCCTAAAGCACTGGTCACAATGTAGAAGCATTAGAGATATAATTTGCCTCATATATTATTGCATGCCAATGCTCTACTATTCTCTATTGTATATCCACAAGACGATGAGCACAAATTGGGTGCACACAGTGTGGTTTCTGTACCTGCATGACAGATAGCAAACACTGCATTTTATCCTCCACTCAGAAGCAGCATGGCACCCTAAAGGAAGCATGAAAATTCACTGTCAGgtggtggctttttttttttttttttcacaagggcTTCATTAAGTTGAAACTGCAGAACAAAATTTAATAAATCACAGGTTATTATTGCAATTAAGATCGGGAAATGAAAAACATTGTTAAGTCGTGGATTTTTCTGAATCAAAGTCGGTCTGCAGACCATTAGCATTGTGTCAACAAGTGAATACTTGTAAATTAGTTTTCTCCACCTAAACATGTTCTTTGCTATGCAGCCCACAGTACGATGGGCCTGGCTGTTGTGTCAGGCACCATGATCGTACTGTCAGTGGTGCAGAGGCTTAATGGTCCAGCCAGCACTGGTGACAGCTCACCTGAGGTTTGCAACACTGCGGCAGGATACACCACAATGCCTCCCATGATGAGCTCTCGGTGTGGCATGGGAACAGCTGAGTTCCAAGGCAGGCTGCTTGTTTGCGGTAAGTGCCCACAGCGGTGACCAGCTGTCACAATATAGTTCAATAATTAAAAGTGGTGGCGTGCAAATAGCACAGTAGCTTCATGGCCATGTCGTTGTACTCCTGAGCTTGAGGTCACAAGCACGGTTAAAGAGAGGTGATCCGATGGCGGCGCGAGGCGCAGCCACATAGTGGGACTTGAGGCCCCCAGAACAGGTGCTGCCCCTTACGGCGGCAGCGTGTGTAGTTTTTTGGCTCGCTTTGCTGGCGCTTCTATGGGCGCGCTTGGCAGACGCACTTTATTTCGATGCATATATGCCGTTTGCCTGCTTAAAACGACTCTATTTGGTTGGAGGAATGTCCCTTTATATTTCTGCCAGCATTCGGAGCTTTAATTTGACTCGAGATCGCCTGAGTGATTTATTAATCGAGGGCTCTAGCAGCTGTCCTCTCAGCGTATGGCTGCATTAGACTCTTAATGTTGATATTTACGAGAAACACAGGCAATATAACTGCATGCTTACTAAATAGTTCCAAAGTGAGCACCGTGTAACATGCATTCAGAGGAGTGCCAGAGCACTAGATAAGCCTCCGCAGCTGTCAACATGTACAAGTCACGCGTTGCTGAATCTGCAGAGTGTCTCGGCACAATTTGAGGGGTGCTATAATCGATTTCTGAATTGTGTTAGGAGTGCAATAGCGAAAGAAAACTGCATTTGCTTTCCTTACTTTTATTGTAAGAGAAGTAATGCCCAGCATTATAATTAAGCAGGTAATTTATCTCGTTTAAGGAAACAGGTAATTATATACTTAAATCGTTAAAACGAAAAATTAAAAACGGAAAGGTTGGAAGCAACGCAGAAACACAACACCGCATGTCTTTGGTCCCTTCAGCAGATGCCCACGGTTGCAAAGCTTGGGCTGTATCGATGGATGGTATTGACTATCCTGCAGTCGGTTGCTCCAATGCTTGGTTTCGCGTTACCATGTGCGGCTGGATATTTGAAGCCGCATAGAAGTCGCTGAAGATGTGCCATTCGATCACTCCACCTCACTCCACCCCTGGCTGTTTGCACCAAGAGCTTTCACATTTGACCCCTCAGCTTGCAGAACAACGCATGTAGCTCACATAAGCTTCGTGAGCTTTCTCAAGTTGTGCGACTTGCTGTTGTCAGACCTTCTTTGTTTGCTGAACTGTTGCATCCTCATCACATCTTAGAAATTTAAAAGATGCGCTGCAATATCTACTTTGTGCTCAGCACATGAAAATCTAATGTGATGCTTATCAAGCATTTTATCAATGGTGAGGTTCTAAGCATCAGGCTTTTCAGCATGTTTCCGGAAAACTGCTTCGGCTCTCTCCAGCATTTGAAATATGTGAGTAGAGGGTGCAGCAGCCGGCCTTGTGCCTTGCGGTTTACAAGAACAGCCTCTGGTCTCTTACCGAAGCAGCCTCCGATTGCGCGCCGTCGAGCAGACGACGCATCTCTCTTGTTTCGGAAATGATGGTATTTTGACAGTAAGTGGCACGAAAACTTCCACCTGCTCAGAATTGGGCATCTGAATAATGAAAAAGGGCATATCTTTAGGTATGGGTGTTTCAATGCTGACTGAGGTTGTAAATTAAGCGCGCTTGCGCCAGCAGAATTGGCGGAGAGCAAGGCCCCCTAAGCACGTGCTGTCCCTAGCGACGGTGCTCACTTCCAGCCACACGAAGTGGCCGCTCTCTTGCCCCAACGCGGGCGCGTTGTCAGAGCACCTCTCTTCTTCCACCGCGGTCACAAGTTCAGTCCTGGCCGCAGCGGCCATATTTCAATGTATGTGAAATGTAAAAAACACTTGTGTATTTAAATTTTGATGCACGTTAAAATACCCTATgtaatcaaaattaatctggaatctCCCCACTAAGGCTTGCCTCAAATCAGATCATAGGTTTGGCAtgcaaaactccagaatttaaattTAAATACCAAATACAGTAGATGTCCATTAATTTGACTCAGGTCAATTAGATTTTGTTAATTTGAGGCAGACTGACGGCTCCAGCCAGTGCTCGTACATTTCTGTGGGCAAAGGCTTTTGTTATTTTGATCCTGAAATTGTCCCTCACCAGATAAATCAGTTAGCTGGTCAGCACACAAACACCTGCTGCCCTAAATGGTTACCCCACTTGTGACCCCCAATGCAAGCAACCTCTTTCTTGTTGACACTAGTGGACAGTGACTGCATTGGACGCATTGTCTACGGCCAAATATGCAGATTTCCTGCCTGCCTTCGGCAGAGTTCGAAGCAAGGGTGCCAGTTCAGTGAATAATTAGTAGTATTTGTTCAATTTTAACATGCACCTTTTTCTCAAGAAAATTGGACTGAGAACTTCCTGCGCATTCCCAGATAAAAGCTGCATTTGTAGCATTAGGGCCAGCCTACCCTCAGGCCTATTGCCATCACCGCCACTGTCATCACGAGATTGCAACAAAATGTTTTTTCGTGTAGTAAAGCAATGACAGTGCACTGATCACTGCATTCAGGCTTTAATTACAAAAGGTAATTTGAAATTTGTTATTTTACATTCTAAGCTAGCGGCAGCAGAGGTATCACGACTTGCATGCCTCGCAGGATGGATTGGCAAAGTATACTTAGTCTAGGTGTGAGTTACCATCCCGTTCAGAATTTTAGTGAAGTAGTGCGACAACTGCGGAATATCAAATGCAATGACCGCAATATAGTTCACATATTGGTGTCCATGGCCAAAAATGAAATGTTGCTCAAGATTGATGACCATGGACATTAAGTGTACATAAAGTTAGATTCTGTAGAGGTAAACTCTGAAGGTTTTATATTTTTTCTAATTGCCAGAATTAaaggcttttttttcttcttcttatgaACTTGGGTGTGCGTTACATTTGAGTCTATAGTGTTTTGACTATAAACCCATACAAGCCTGGATGCTCATTAGAATTGGGTAAAGGATGCCAAATGAAGCAGTggtgtgcgtgtttttttcctGCTTGCTCTATTAATTTGATCCACTGGATAATTTGATCAATTCCATTAGTCCTGTAAAGCTTGAATTAATAAGTCAGCTGTGGTTGCTCTCTGATATTGTTGaatgaaatcaagaagaagaaaggcagaaGTCTAATTGAGTATAACATTTGCACACTTAAATGCTTGCAAATTTTGTGAAAGAAGAGTAGCTCCGATATCGACAGTGCTTACTTGAGTGCAGTAATCTTACCAGGCACTGAATAGTGGAATTTAAGTGCTCCCGGTCCATTTCATGCTTGTCCATGGACTGAACCAGCAATATTGTCTGCCATGTAAATCTAGCTTAATTGAGCACATCATGAGTAGTTGAAAGCTGAATGGACGCTTCTTTGTAATTGATATTATAGATAAGGATTCATTGCTTGTCATTGTTCACCTTGCTGCTACTCACTTGTCTAAAGTTCAAAATGTTTTGCTACTTCAGCCTCATTAGTtcatgaggatagctatagggtcttgttggtatggcatatcttattttgttgtagcgcaagctgaacaaggacaacagagtTGTCCAAGGAGTtctgtgtgtcagatgtgcctttctgttgtccttgttcagcttgcactacaacaaaataagatactCATTAGTTCACGTTATGCAAGTGGCTTCTTTTTTGACAGAACACAAAATTTTGATGGAGCACAAAATTGACGCAACACAAGATGAAGAAAGGACAGACATGGCGCTGGAACTCATCTTGTGTTCTGTCAATTTTGCACTGTCCCCCTACTTTTGCACCATGAACCAAATATCCCAAGCCACAACCCTTGCAAGCTTCTTTTAGTTGGTCAGAGCATCGCagacgtaatgcgaagacgtgggatcattccccgcctgtggcaagttgttttttcatccactttcacttccattaatgtagcatttctttaattcagttattaagtaaaagtaatttcccctgtgtagtccttggtgtcattgtttgttggcttcttatgatatgattaataaaaattggagccttcggtcaaccccctttcttctcgttctagTTTTCCTAGTCACATATGTCAGGTTCATGTACTTCTATAGCAGTCTGTGACCAGCTCTTTCTGCCATTCGATTATGTCCAGGTGGATACGATCGTGGAGAGTGCTTGCGCACTGTGGAGGCCTACAACCTGGCCACAAATCGCTGGAGCTCCTTGGCCCCCATGCAGACCCCACGGGGTCGTGTTGACGCCACCATTTTGCATGGCCTCGTCTATGTGATAGGAGGCAGCGATGGCTCCAAGGAGTTGGCATCGGCTGAGGTGTTCAACGGCTCGACCTGGAGCACTCTGCCACCCATGCCTGTTGCACGATCCAATGCTGGTAGGTGTAAGGGCGATTTAGCTGGGCCACAGCTCCACTGCCATTTTATGTCAGTGCAGAGTCTCAGTGGATGCAGTGCCACTTACAGGTCTTCTGGCACTCCTCTTACCTTCGCACTTGGTTAGGTTAACATATGCCAATTTTATAACATCATTTGTGCTTAGTACTTTCATGCTTAGCATAAAATGTCTTGACCATAGCGGAAACCTTCATCTCAATTTTCTGCATTGGTGAAACTGGTGTTCTCTAAACTTTTTATATTAGTTCATGTAGTCTATTATTAAGAAAGATGGGCAGgccgctgtacaaaagaaaacaaagaggaAAACTGGCGTTCTATAATCTTCTTATATTAGTTCATGTAGTCTATCTTTAAGAAAGATGGGCAGgccgctgtacaaaagaaaacagaGGAAACGCTAGAGATGTGAGCCAAGTACACATAGTGTTCGCTGTTGCACAGCGGGATGAGGGATAAAGAGACTGAAACATTAGGTGAGTACTGTGTACACGTTACACTGAGTCTCCTTATTAACCAAGCATATTTAACTCTAACCAGGTGAAGGCCATCTACACAGCACATGCTGTATCATTAAAAATTAGCTCAAACCAGAATACAGGTCGTTTCTTTTTTAACTCTTTGGTTAACGAAAAAAATTCTGGAGGACATGTACCCACAAGGGGTTATTTTGCAAGTTTTCTCATTAGTTATCTGAGTGAAAACCATACATGGGACTCGTCAGAGCATTTGGAATTCTTGTCCCAGTATGGTTACTGGTTGCATTTGACATCCCGCAGCATATGGTGAGTAACATCTATAGCATTATTGAAGCAGCAGTTTTTGAAGGCCTCTTATCACCATGTCAGCGGGCAGTGAGCGATGTGCACAGGGCACCTCAGAAGCCAACTCGTAGATGTCCTCATATCATCACTGGCCAGCCACTCAAAATGATCACAGACCCTGTTTTAATGTGCTGTTTTCCAACAATAGCAGCTTAAAATTTTTTGCATTGTTTACATACAGGGTAGTTCTTGACAAGCTAGGTATGTATGGCAGTAGTAAATCCAGTGCCATCCAAGTCTGAAAATTCATATATAAAGTGTCAGCCAATTAGGCAAACAATTAGGCAGAAAAAGGCAAGACCTTTTTCGATACGGTGTTGCGTCCTTCTAACCAAGTTAATCTATGACACGGAAAGACATTGAGCGTGTCCAAAAGTATTGTAATGGTATTTTATTTCTTTCCCACATACCTGCAAATACGTGGTACAGTTGGCTGCACATCCTTCAATATGGCTTCTGGAAGTTGCCTTTCTACACAGTGAAAGCTTAGCGGTTGTCACCTTGAAAGTTCTCATGTCCTTGATTGTCTCAACAACAGTTGCTTCGCCAATGCAAACAAGTTGCAACACATAGAACGTCTATCTCATATCCCTTGGGTATGCATACACATTTGGCTGAAAATCACCTCGGACACTGAATCTTCTCACATTCATTTGAGTGTGACAACATGGAAGGTCCAGTCCTCATCAGTGTTGAACAGCATTATTGCTTTGCCACCACCAAAAGACTTTGCTTCACTGTTGGCATGTGTGCTCACATTTGGTGCCTCCCTCCAACAATGCAGGAACTGTTGTGAATTTTCTTGCTCTGTGTTGTGCAAAAGGTTTGAATGAATGCTTTTGTTGCAGATGAGATGCTTAATAAACGGGCAAAAAAGCCTGTCGCGTTTACTGCATATGTTTCTTCATTGGTGGTATGGAACCACAGCAGTAGGAGGGTTAGGAGAAGTGATGGCAACAGGTTTGTAAAATTGAAAGTTTAAAAGTATGACCTTAACGTCATGGCTTTGCATAAAATAGTAGTAACACAGCAGTCTGAGATGCACTCCCACAAGTacaagagagaaaaggatgcatagaaaggcagagaggttaaccagaggcagttccggttggctaccctgcatgggggaaAGGTGAAGGGAATaaaaagagagcggaaggggtaGATAGAAATagagacaagcagaaacaaactgcatacactacagagcggtgggggcagcgttcttaaagtctatagTGAAGCGCTGTAGACCGCAGAAACCTTAAcacgagtaaggccttcagcgcggatgttctgtgggagtactgacctaaagctttgagttctgatagtggacgattgtccaactggtccagtactctgcacagcacttgtctctgggcactatcgcgggcagacacagataatgtgtgcgagcgtctcatcgatgttgcatgtggtgtacgtggggctgttggccattccaataaggaaagcatatgagtttgtaaatgcAATGCCTAGCCACAGAcagtacagcatggtctgttcacgtcgtggtaacccaggcggtaggtgcatccgtatgtccggagacaatgaacgcaaacgacacatggtgaaagcgttcgagtcccacagaggcaaagtacattcacgggacatcaatcgcagcccagtcACAGCGTCTGTTCTCTCTTCACGAAAGCGGAATCAAagcacgttgaccactttcatgagCAGATAGGGTGGCTTCATTGGCTTGGTCATTCCTGCTGATGcg includes:
- the LOC126547925 gene encoding influenza virus NS1A-binding protein homolog isoform X3, with the translated sequence MDPTVVINTLDEDEQKPAKPAEMLVFDDSAHLNKVLMNLNKLRKNKQFCDVVLHVGSGQDMHEIYAHRAVVASVSPYLFELLAQKTKGTLQNQCKINGNFDISAFERLVDYAYTSRLEVPKSKMKAMYLAAAKLKVHPVTKYCGKYLVEHLTPDNCTGVRAILVESMDQELVAEVDAYLRENIAEVVKSKELQSLPHIQVELVQHSSCEMDATNNKHLCHMVLDWMRSSFDQEGVLMETLTEKVHMLYLNLDRTLHDCNDIETGDAKDTELIQDYKRLSRRLSQPKGNKTKGRSGITTPAKPRQFLYTRSDSSGSSSSDEEDRDWKIIATTATGAHSTMGLAVVSGTMIVLSVVQRLNGPASTGDSSPEVCNTAAGYTTMPPMMSSRCGMGTAEFQGRLLVCGGYDRGECLRTVEAYNLATNRWSSLAPMQTPRGRVDATILHGLVYVIGGSDGSKELASAEVFNGSTWSTLPPMPVARSNAGVCNLDNKVFVVGGWNGKRGLSCCDVFDPLTKAWSSAAPMLLGRYQAGVACLNREVYAVGGCDSWTCVASVEKYNPITNTWMEMASLQNARRGCGVVEYNGKLYAVGGHDGVRSLCSVEVYDAQTNNWSPGPSLTSCRANVGVAVVGGRLFAVGGFNGKAFLNTVEFLDVRTNEWTTFVAKSESQQPVPHIAEDDRDSSREGSAEECR
- the LOC126547925 gene encoding influenza virus NS1A-binding protein homolog isoform X1 — its product is MQPVNSALPYVIQNTPRCCSTYVRGVVALMRNRCFNAEARNLVQIIQLHILGRYTDSGLQPPVVESLSSDCAFRGTNSGTMDPTVVINTLDEDEQKPAKPAEMLVFDDSAHLNKVLMNLNKLRKNKQFCDVVLHVGSGQDMHEIYAHRAVVASVSPYLFELLAQKTKGTLQNQCKINGNFDISAFERLVDYAYTSRLEVPKSKMKAMYLAAAKLKVHPVTKYCGKYLVEHLTPDNCTGVRAILVESMDQELVAEVDAYLRENIAEVVKSKELQSLPHIQVELVQHSSCEMDATNNKHLCHMVLDWMRSSFDQEGVLMETLTEKVHMLYLNLDRTLHDCNDIETGDAKDTELIQDYKRLSRRLSQPKGNKTKGRSGITTPAKPRQFLYTRSDSSGSSSSDEEDRDWKIIATTATGAHSTMGLAVVSGTMIVLSVVQRLNGPASTGDSSPEVCNTAAGYTTMPPMMSSRCGMGTAEFQGRLLVCGGYDRGECLRTVEAYNLATNRWSSLAPMQTPRGRVDATILHGLVYVIGGSDGSKELASAEVFNGSTWSTLPPMPVARSNAGVCNLDNKVFVVGGWNGKRGLSCCDVFDPLTKAWSSAAPMLLGRYQAGVACLNREVYAVGGCDSWTCVASVEKYNPITNTWMEMASLQNARRGCGVVEYNGKLYAVGGHDGVRSLCSVEVYDAQTNNWSPGPSLTSCRANVGVAVVGGRLFAVGGFNGKAFLNTVEFLDVRTNEWTTFVAKSESQQPVPHIAEDDRDSSREGSAEECR
- the LOC126547925 gene encoding influenza virus NS1A-binding protein homolog isoform X2, giving the protein MRNRCFNAEARNLDSGLQPPVVESLSSDCAFRGTNSGTMDPTVVINTLDEDEQKPAKPAEMLVFDDSAHLNKVLMNLNKLRKNKQFCDVVLHVGSGQDMHEIYAHRAVVASVSPYLFELLAQKTKGTLQNQCKINGNFDISAFERLVDYAYTSRLEVPKSKMKAMYLAAAKLKVHPVTKYCGKYLVEHLTPDNCTGVRAILVESMDQELVAEVDAYLRENIAEVVKSKELQSLPHIQVELVQHSSCEMDATNNKHLCHMVLDWMRSSFDQEGVLMETLTEKVHMLYLNLDRTLHDCNDIETGDAKDTELIQDYKRLSRRLSQPKGNKTKGRSGITTPAKPRQFLYTRSDSSGSSSSDEEDRDWKIIATTATGAHSTMGLAVVSGTMIVLSVVQRLNGPASTGDSSPEVCNTAAGYTTMPPMMSSRCGMGTAEFQGRLLVCGGYDRGECLRTVEAYNLATNRWSSLAPMQTPRGRVDATILHGLVYVIGGSDGSKELASAEVFNGSTWSTLPPMPVARSNAGVCNLDNKVFVVGGWNGKRGLSCCDVFDPLTKAWSSAAPMLLGRYQAGVACLNREVYAVGGCDSWTCVASVEKYNPITNTWMEMASLQNARRGCGVVEYNGKLYAVGGHDGVRSLCSVEVYDAQTNNWSPGPSLTSCRANVGVAVVGGRLFAVGGFNGKAFLNTVEFLDVRTNEWTTFVAKSESQQPVPHIAEDDRDSSREGSAEECR